A region of Pseudorasbora parva isolate DD20220531a chromosome 14, ASM2467924v1, whole genome shotgun sequence DNA encodes the following proteins:
- the LOC137040147 gene encoding zinc finger protein 850-like — protein sequence MTDPESCRMEPEDTEEQRDLMEESQELSEAGEKHVKTGKKSLSRSQTKINHLLKRRSNKSLKCKKCGKRFTRKENLKAHIRIHTVRKPHTCDECGKSFTLKEYLRKHLKCHTGEKPYSCDQCGKSFTQKQYVEKHMKIHTGEKAHTCDQCEKSFTFKETLNEHMKIHTGEKPHTCDQCGKSFALKGRLTKHLKTHTGVKPHVCDQCGNSFSQKAGLNYHMKIHTGEKTQNLITCDQCGKCFRGASNLKSHLRTHSGERPYSCDQCGKTFSWAKSLKTHLKDHTKEKPHVCSLCGKSFSERSVLKIHQKRHSAVKDHMCFDCGKTFISDTELKRHQITHTGEKPYKCSYCDKQFGRPGDLKSHERIHTGEKPHTCDQCGKSFARKEHLTGHMRIHTGEKPYACDYCEKSFSQKGHLNEHMKAHTGEKPHTCDQCGKSFRVKGSLTYHLKAHIGEKPHTCDQCGKSFIQKGALKYHMKIHTGDKPYPCHQCGKRYILKGSLEDHMKSHTGENLHTCDQCGKSFTRKGHLNEHMKIHTGEKPYSCDQCEKSFTGKGALKYHMKIHTGEKPFKCDQCEKSFPYKHNLTVHMKFHSGVKPHTCDQCGKSFTLKGTLNLHKKIHTGEKPYTCDQCGKSFSQAGAFKLHLRTHSGEKPFNCDQCGKNFISAECLKIHLKVHTKEKPHVCSLCGKCFSQMSNLKGHQKIHMGVKNHLCFDCGKTFITKTELKLHQRVHTGEKPYKCSHCDKRFNQSSVLKAHEKTHTGEKPHKCSHCDKRFIQLGSLKIHQRIHTGEKPYHCIPCGKSFTHSTSLLNHTRNNCLKS from the exons ATGACTGATCCAGAATCCTGCAGGATGGAACCTGAAGATACTGAAGAACAAAGAG aCTTAATGGAGGAGAGTCAAGAACTGAGTGAAGCAGGAGAGAAACATGTAAAAACTGGAAAGAAATCTTTGAGTCGCTCacaaactaaaataaatcatttactGAAAAGAAGATCCAACAAATCGTTGAAATGTAAGAAGTGTGGGAAGAGATTCACGCGAAAAGAAAACCTTAAGGCACACATTAGAATCCACACTGTAAGGAAGCCACACACGTGTGATGAGTGCGGGAAGAGTTTCACACTAAAAGAATACCTTAGGAAACACTTAAAAtgccacactggagagaagccgtactCATGTGATCAATGTGGGAAGAGCTTCACACAAAAACAATATGTGGAGAAACACATGAAAatccacactggagaaaaggcgcacacatgtgatcagtgtgagaagagtttcacatttaaagaaacccttaatgaacacatgaaaatccacaccggagagaagccacacacatgtgatcagtgtgggaagagttttgCACTAAAAGGACGCCTTACGAAACACCTGAAAACCCACACTGGAGTGAAGCCGCACGTTTGTGATCAGTGCGGGAATAGTTTTAGCCAAAAAGCAGGCCTTAATTATCACATGAaaatccacactggagagaagacGCAAAATCTGATcacatgtgatcagtgtgggaaGTGTTTCAGAGGAGCAAGTAATCTTAAATCACATCTGCGTACTCATTCTGGAGAAAGACCATATAGCTGTGATCAGTGCGGTAAAACATTTTCTTGGGCAAAATCCTTGAAGACCCACCTGAAAGATCATACAAAAGAGAAACCTCACGTGTGTTCtttgtgtggaaaaagttttAGTGAGCGGAGTGTTTTAAAAATACATCAGAAAAGACACAGCGCTGTGAAGGATCATATGTGCTTTGATTGTGGGAAGACCTTTATTAGTGATACTGAACTGAAACGGCACCAGATaactcacactggagaaaaaccttacaagtgttcaTACTGTGACAAACAATTCGGTCGGCCAGGAGATTTGAAATCACATGAGaggatccacactggagagaagccacacacatgtgatcagtgtgggaagagtttcgCACGAAAAGAACACCTTACGGGACACATGaggatccacactggagagaagccgtatGCATGTGATTATTGCGAAAAGAGTTTTTCTCAAAAAGGACACCTTAATGAACACATGAAAgcccacactggagagaagccgcaCACATGTGACCAATGTGGGAAGAGCTTCAGAGTGAAAGGATCCCTTACATATCACTTGAAAGCCCATATTGGAGAGAAGCCGCAcacatgtgatcagtgtggaaagagtttcataCAAAAAGGAGCCCTTAAGTATCACATGAAAATCCACACGGGAGATAAGCCATACCCATGTCATCAGTGTGGGAAGAGATACATACTAAAAGGAAGTCTAGAAGATCACATGAAAAGCCACACGGGAGAGAATCTGCATacatgtgatcagtgtgggaagagttttACACGAAAAGGACACCTTAATGAACACATGAaaatccacactggagagaagccgtactCCTGTGATCAGTGTGAGAAGAGTTTTACAGGAAAAGGAGCCCTTAAGTATCACATGAAAATTCACACTGGGGAGAAGCCATTCAAATGTGATCAGTGTGAGAAGAGTTTCCCATACAAACACAATCTTACAGTTCACATGAAATTTCATAGCGGTGTGAAGCCGCAcacatgtgatcagtgtgggaagagtttcacacTAAAAGGAACACTTAATCTACACAAGAAAATCCACACTGGGGAGAAGCCGTACACATGCgatcagtgtgggaagagttttAGTCAGGCAGGTGCTTTTAAATTACATCTGCGTACTCATTCAGGAGAAAAACCATTTAACTGTGATCAGTGTGGTAAAAACTTTATTTCGGCAGAATGCCTGAAGATCCACTTGAAAGTTCATACAAAAGAGAAACCTCACGTGTGTTCTTTGTGTGGAAAGTGTTTTAGTCAGATGAGTAATTTAAAAGGACACCAGAAAATACACATGGGTGTGAAGAATCATTTGTGCTTTGATTGTGGGAAGACCTTTATTACAAAAACTGAACTGAAGCTGCACcagagagttcacactggagaaaaaccttacaagtgttcacactgtgacaagagatTCAATCAGTCAAGCGTCCTGAAAGCACATGAGAAGAcccacactggagaaaaacctcacaagtgttcacactgtgacaagagattcattcaGTTAGGATCCCTGAAAATACACCAGaggatccacactggagagaaaccgtatCACTGCATTCCATGTGGCAAGAGTTTCACTCATTCAACTTCTCTACTAAATCATACAAGAAACAACTGTCTGAAATCATGA
- the LOC137039748 gene encoding zinc finger protein 850-like: MEEGEELSETEEKHVKTGKKSLSRSQTERNILLKRRSNKSFKCKKCGKSFTRKENLQAHIRIHTVRKPHTCDECGKSFTLKEYLRKHLNCHTGEKPYSCDQCGKSFTQKQYVEKHMKIHTGEKAHTCDQCEKSFTFKGTLNEHMKTHTGEKPHTCDQCGKSFALKGRLKKHLKTHTGVKPHVCDQCGNSFTQKASLNYHMKIHTGEKTQSLISCDQCGKCFRGASNLKSHLRTHSGERPYSCDQCDKTFSWAKSLKTHLKDHTKEKPHVCSLCGKSFSERSVLKIHQKRHSAVKDHMCFDCGKTFISDAELKRHQITHTGEKPYKCSYCDKQFGWPGGLKSHERIHTGEKPHTCDQCGKSFARKEHLTGHMRIHTGEKPYACDYCEKSFSQKGHLTGHMKIHTGENLHTCDQCGKSYTRVKGLKDHMKIHTGENLHTCDQCGKSFKNKGYFNGHMKIHTGEKPFKCDQCEKSFIQKGALKYHMKIHTGEKPFKCDQCEKKVKYHMKIHTGDKPFKCDQCEKSFIRKGALKYHMKIHTGEKPFKCDQCEKSFPCKHNLTVHMKFHSGVKPHTCDQCGKSFTLKGTLNLHKKIHTGEKPYTCDQCGKSFRQAGAFKSHLRTHSGEKPFNCDQCGKNFISAESLKSHLKVHTKEKPHMCSLCGKCFSQMSSLKGHQKMHMGVKNHLCFDCGKTFITKTELKLHQRVHTGEKPYKCSHCDKRFNQSSVLKAHEKTHTGEKPHKCSHCDKRFIQLGNMKIHERIHTGEKPYHCIPCGKSFTHSTSLLNHTRNNCLKS, translated from the exons ATGGAGGAGGGTGAAGAACTGAGTGAAACAGAAGAGAAACATGTCAAAACTGGAAAGAAATCTTTGAGTCGCTCACAAACtgaaagaaatattttattGAAGAGAAGATCCAACAAATCGTTCAAATGTAAGaagtgtgggaagagtttcacgCGAAAAGAAAACCTTCAAGCACACATTAGAATCCACACTGTAAGGAAGCCACACACGTGTGATGAGTGCGGGAAGAGTTTCACACTAAAAGAATACCTTAGGAAACACTTAAATtgccacactggagagaagccgtactCATGTGATCAATGTGGGAAGAGCTTCACACAAAAACAATATGTGGAGAAACACATGAAAatccacactggagaaaagGCGCACACATGTGATCAGTGTGAGAAGAGTTTCACATTTAAAGGAACCCTTAATGAACACATGAAAACccacaccggagagaagccacacacatgtgatcagtgtgggaagagttttgCACTAAAAGGACGCCTTAAGAAACACCTGAAAACCCACACTGGAGTGAAGCCGCACGTTTGTGATCAGTGCGGGAATAGTTTTACCCAAAAAGCAAGCCTTAATTATCACATGAaaatccacactggagagaagacGCAAAGTCTGATctcatgtgatcagtgtgggaaGTGTTTCAGAGGAGCAAGTAATCTTAAATCACATCTGCGTACTCATTCTGGAGAAAGACCATATAGCTGTGATCAGTGCgataaaacattttcttgggCAAAATCCTTGAAGACCCACCTGAAAGATCATACAAAAGAGAAACCTCACGTGTGTTCtttgtgtggaaaaagttttAGTGAGCGGAGTGTTTTAAAAATACATCAGAAAAGACACAGCGCTGTGAAGGATCATATGTGCTTTGATTGTGGGAAGACCTTTATTAGTGATGCTGAACTGAAACGGCACCAGATaactcacactggagaaaaaccttacaagtgttcaTACTGTGACAAACAATTCGGTTGGCCAGGAGGTTTGAAATCACATGAGaggatccacactggagagaagccacacacatgtgatcagtgtgggaagagtttcgCACGAAAAGAACACCTTACGGGACACATGaggatccacactggagagaagccgtatGCATGTGATTATTGCGAAAAGAGTTTTTCACAAAAAGGACACCTTACGGGACACATGAaaatccacactggagagaatcTGCAcacatgtgatcagtgtgggaagagttACACACGAGTAAAAGGTCTTAAGGATCACATGAAAATCCACACGGGAGAAAATCTGCACACATGTGATCAATGTGGGAagagttttaaaaataaaggatACTTTAATGGACACATGAaaatccacactggagagaagccattcAAATGTGATCAGTGTGAGAAGAGTTTCATCCAAAAAGGAGCCCTTAAGTATCACATGAaaatccacactggagagaagccattcAAATGTGATCAGTGTGAGAAGA AAGTTAAGTATCACATGAAAATCCACACTGGAGACAAGCCATTCAAATGTGATCAGTGTGAGAAGAGTTTCATCCGAAAAGGAGCCCTTAAGTATCACATGAaaatccacactggagagaagccattcAAATGTGATCAGTGTGAGAAGAGTTTCCCATGCAAACACAATCTTACAGTTCACATGAAATTTCATAGTGGTGTGAAGCCGCAcacatgtgatcagtgtgggaagagtttcacacTAAAAGGAACACTTAATCTACACAAGAAAATCCACACTGGGGAGAAGCCGTAcacatgtgatcagtgtgggaagagttttAGACAAGCAGGTGCTTTTAAATCACATCTGCGTACTCATTCAGGAGAAAAACCATTCAACTGTGATCAGTGTGGTAAAAACTTTATTTCGGCAGAATCCCTGAAGAGCCACTTGAAAGTTCATACAAAAGAGAAACCTCACATGTGTTCTTTGTGTGGAAAGTGTTTTAGTCAGATGAGTAGTTTAAAAGGACACCAGAAAATGCACATGGGTGTGAAGAATCATTTGTGCTTTGATTGTGGGAAGACCTTTATTACAAAAACTGAACTGAAGCTGCACcagagagttcacactggagaaaaaccttacaagtgttcacactgtgacaagagatTCAATCAGTCAAGCGTCCTGAAAGCACATGAGAAGAcccacactggagaaaaacctcacaagtgttcacactgtgacaagagattcattcaGTTAGGAAACATGAAAATACACGAGaggatccacactggagagaaaccgtatCACTGCATTCCATGTGGCAAGAGTTTCACTCATTCAACTTCTCTACTAAATCATACAAGAAACAACTGTCTGAAATCATGA